The Oxyura jamaicensis isolate SHBP4307 breed ruddy duck chromosome Z, BPBGC_Ojam_1.0, whole genome shotgun sequence genome window below encodes:
- the ARL14EPL gene encoding ARL14 effector protein-like isoform X1, with protein MYVFHKSNQMSDHMEANGKKSISGKETSAEGNVSPAKDSSITPKQLQQIERQLKCLAFQNPGPQVADFNPETREQKKKARMSQMNQDFFYKPKIMKKYDKHGRLLCNNIDLCDCLEKNCLGCFYPCPKCNSNKCGPICRCNRKWVYDTIETEAGNVISAFPFSIID; from the exons atgtatgtatttcataAGAGTAATCAAATGAGCGATCACATGGAAGCAAATGGCAAGAAAAGCATCTCTGGCAAGGAAAcatctgcagaaggaaatgtcTCTCCTGCTAAGGACTCCTCAATAACCCCAAAACAATTG caaCAAATCGAGAGACAATTAAAATGCTTAGCTTTTCAAAATCCAGGACCTCAGGTAGCTGACTTCAATCCTGAAActagagagcagaaaaaaaaagcacgtaTGTCACAGATgaaccaagattttttttataagcccaa AATTATGAAGAAGTATGACAAACATGGCCGGCTGCTTTGTAATAACATCGATTTGTGTGACTGCCTGGAGAAGAACTGCCTGGGTTGCTTCTATCCTTGCCCCAAATGCAATTCAAATAAATGTGGACCTATATGTCGCTGCAATAGGAAATGGGTTTATGATACAATTGAGACTGAAGCTGGGAATGTGATCAGTGCTTTCCCATTTTCTATCATTGACTGA
- the ARL14EPL gene encoding ARL14 effector protein-like isoform X2 produces MSDHMEANGKKSISGKETSAEGNVSPAKDSSITPKQLQQIERQLKCLAFQNPGPQVADFNPETREQKKKARMSQMNQDFFYKPKIMKKYDKHGRLLCNNIDLCDCLEKNCLGCFYPCPKCNSNKCGPICRCNRKWVYDTIETEAGNVISAFPFSIID; encoded by the exons ATGAGCGATCACATGGAAGCAAATGGCAAGAAAAGCATCTCTGGCAAGGAAAcatctgcagaaggaaatgtcTCTCCTGCTAAGGACTCCTCAATAACCCCAAAACAATTG caaCAAATCGAGAGACAATTAAAATGCTTAGCTTTTCAAAATCCAGGACCTCAGGTAGCTGACTTCAATCCTGAAActagagagcagaaaaaaaaagcacgtaTGTCACAGATgaaccaagattttttttataagcccaa AATTATGAAGAAGTATGACAAACATGGCCGGCTGCTTTGTAATAACATCGATTTGTGTGACTGCCTGGAGAAGAACTGCCTGGGTTGCTTCTATCCTTGCCCCAAATGCAATTCAAATAAATGTGGACCTATATGTCGCTGCAATAGGAAATGGGTTTATGATACAATTGAGACTGAAGCTGGGAATGTGATCAGTGCTTTCCCATTTTCTATCATTGACTGA